One part of the Fusibacter sp. A1 genome encodes these proteins:
- the fliW gene encoding flagellar assembly protein FliW, with product MIVNTYFFGELEVPEENIITFTSGLMGFESQKHFVIVKNNDTEKPVPFFWLQSVDDVDLTFVLTVPFIFKQDYEFDLPEEVEKKLGIDANSEIGIYSIVTIPDKVENFHYNLLSPIVVNYSNRQAEQVVLYNENFSMHETFKKK from the coding sequence ATGATAGTAAACACTTATTTTTTCGGCGAGTTGGAAGTACCAGAAGAAAACATTATTACATTTACTAGTGGTCTGATGGGATTTGAATCACAGAAGCATTTTGTGATTGTAAAGAACAACGATACTGAAAAACCGGTTCCATTCTTTTGGTTACAGTCAGTAGATGATGTTGATTTAACCTTTGTTTTAACAGTGCCATTTATTTTTAAACAAGATTATGAATTTGATTTACCAGAAGAAGTTGAAAAAAAATTAGGCATAGACGCTAATAGTGAAATTGGTATTTATAGCATTGTGACAATTCCTGATAAAGTTGAAAATTTTCATTATAATTTGCTTAGTCCTATTGTTGTAAATTACTCTAATAGACAAGCAGAACAAGTGGTCTTATATAACGAAAACTTTTCAATGCATGAAACATTCAAAAAAAAATAA
- the csrA gene encoding carbon storage regulator CsrA: MLSLTRKLEESIIINGNIEVKILGVSEGKVRLGISAPKTIEVHRKEVYEQIQEENKAAALSAETIDVLKKKLYPENK, translated from the coding sequence ATGCTTAGTTTAACTAGAAAATTGGAAGAAAGTATCATCATTAATGGAAACATCGAAGTGAAAATCCTTGGTGTTTCTGAAGGTAAAGTAAGACTAGGTATTAGTGCACCAAAAACGATTGAAGTTCATAGAAAAGAAGTGTACGAGCAGATTCAAGAAGAAAACAAGGCTGCAGCACTAAGTGCAGAAACAATTGATGTTCTAAAAAAGAAATTATACCCAGAAAACAAATAG
- the fliW gene encoding flagellar assembly protein FliW, producing METQIIGVGKVEYQEENILHFTNGMYGFENLTRYIFVAAAEPEFPFFYLKSLERDDLQFIVTNPFLFVDKYDFELADAVVEALKIKEVSDVSVYNLVVLLDDVAKTTINLKAPIIVNHKSMLASQVILKEEYAFKHQLFVNQGDEDA from the coding sequence ATGGAAACTCAAATTATAGGAGTAGGAAAAGTAGAGTATCAAGAAGAAAATATTTTGCATTTTACAAATGGTATGTATGGATTTGAAAATCTCACAAGGTATATTTTTGTAGCCGCTGCAGAACCAGAATTCCCATTCTTCTATTTAAAGAGTTTAGAGCGAGATGATTTACAATTTATTGTAACTAATCCGTTTCTATTTGTTGATAAGTATGATTTTGAACTGGCAGATGCGGTTGTTGAAGCTTTAAAAATTAAAGAGGTTTCTGATGTTTCTGTCTACAACTTGGTTGTACTTTTAGATGATGTAGCTAAAACTACAATCAATCTTAAAGCACCAATCATTGTTAATCACAAAAGCATGTTGGCATCACAAGTTATTTTAAAAGAAGAGTATGCTTTTAAACACCAATTATTTGTAAATCAAGGTGATGAAGATGCTTAG
- a CDS encoding DUF6470 family protein — MAIGQVNISTTPAILSINRTRGQQTITQEQFTLDIQTEHPKVFIESTLPKVEIDQSRAFSEAGLKDVFELTRELAAYALNEMVASIGRIAEQGTQLTNVHSNPNAIADQAYYNAFEQFDSDWNIDFIPKSRPTITLIEGQNDIRVQEGHIINNTQKSKVEHQYTPSQVKIAMQSYNTIAFNYQSKVDKQV, encoded by the coding sequence ATGGCAATCGGTCAAGTTAATATTTCAACAACACCGGCCATACTTTCTATCAATCGAACTCGTGGGCAACAAACCATTACACAAGAACAATTTACTTTAGATATTCAAACTGAACATCCAAAGGTGTTTATTGAATCAACCTTACCCAAAGTTGAAATAGATCAGTCTCGGGCGTTTTCTGAAGCGGGTCTAAAAGATGTGTTTGAACTAACAAGAGAGTTGGCAGCATATGCTCTTAATGAAATGGTGGCAAGTATAGGTAGAATTGCTGAACAGGGTACACAACTCACCAATGTTCATAGTAATCCAAATGCAATTGCTGACCAAGCTTATTACAACGCGTTTGAACAGTTTGATAGTGATTGGAATATCGATTTTATACCTAAGTCACGGCCGACGATTACTTTAATTGAAGGACAAAATGATATAAGGGTTCAAGAAGGACATATTATAAACAATACACAGAAATCAAAAGTAGAACATCAGTATACCCCTTCGCAAGTGAAAATTGCGATGCAAAGTTACAATACAATTGCTTTTAATTATCAATCAAAAGTAGATAAACAGGTATAG
- the flgL gene encoding flagellar hook-associated protein FlgL, which translates to MMRVTNNMMVDQLRRNLILNQRSMYTKQDQLATGKRIQRASDDPILSSKILKFTSDISELNQYDRNTTDALAWLEVTESAVYDNVGLLQRARELAVQAANGTNTTEDRQKLSNEINGLKEQLITNGNANFAGRYVFSGYETDKKFFNPDGSFNIDVTQFTIDNPPVTKYEVGIGTSINISSNGLDIYGYKYIDDAFTQTSVEGSTEGVEAKQSILSGNFSLTEDYSVPVDELSLTIDNGVPRVFDIDESTLNGSIYPITKETVLKAYREASDGTVALSEIADIYYNINDELVVKMKEYGNVAMSTASTKFVPTVEAGADTIEASVTASTALTDAAIALDPGVFENREVIVTVNGSRQKITLFDAGVLPNTVDDVVTEMNAKFDAVFGPGKVVASGTDGVPIQITTSGVVAEGKVQTLTVETIRSTESELISDFNSVFDALQIGDDAGIQSFLGKVDEHLNNILSLQADIGARVNRLELITNRIAENNITYTRQLSDAQDADIGQVIMDLKNSENIYKSSLSVGARVIQPSLVDFLR; encoded by the coding sequence ATGATGCGTGTTACAAACAATATGATGGTTGACCAGTTGAGACGGAATTTAATCTTGAACCAGCGAAGCATGTACACGAAGCAAGATCAGTTGGCGACCGGTAAACGGATTCAACGTGCTTCGGATGATCCAATTTTATCGTCAAAAATATTAAAATTCACTTCGGATATATCTGAGTTAAATCAATACGATAGAAACACCACGGATGCACTTGCTTGGCTTGAAGTCACTGAATCAGCTGTCTATGATAACGTTGGGTTGCTTCAGCGGGCGAGAGAACTTGCGGTACAAGCAGCAAATGGTACCAATACCACTGAAGATAGACAGAAACTTTCTAATGAAATAAATGGGTTAAAAGAGCAATTGATTACGAATGGTAATGCTAATTTTGCCGGGCGATACGTTTTTTCAGGGTATGAAACAGATAAGAAATTCTTTAATCCGGATGGTAGCTTTAATATTGATGTTACGCAGTTTACAATAGATAATCCACCAGTTACAAAGTACGAAGTAGGAATCGGAACCAGCATCAACATTTCATCAAATGGATTAGATATTTATGGTTATAAGTATATAGACGACGCCTTTACTCAAACTTCGGTGGAAGGTAGCACTGAGGGAGTAGAAGCAAAACAATCGATTTTAAGTGGGAATTTTTCATTGACAGAAGATTATTCTGTTCCTGTTGATGAGTTAAGCTTAACGATTGACAATGGTGTTCCACGTGTGTTTGATATCGACGAGAGCACCCTAAACGGATCTATCTATCCTATCACGAAAGAAACCGTGTTGAAGGCCTATCGGGAAGCCAGTGACGGTACAGTGGCATTGTCAGAAATTGCAGATATCTATTATAATATAAATGACGAACTAGTCGTTAAAATGAAGGAGTACGGCAATGTCGCCATGTCGACAGCAAGTACTAAATTTGTACCAACTGTTGAGGCAGGTGCGGATACTATTGAAGCGTCTGTAACGGCTTCGACAGCTTTAACAGATGCGGCCATAGCGCTGGACCCGGGCGTTTTTGAAAACAGGGAAGTTATCGTCACAGTAAATGGAAGCAGGCAAAAAATCACATTATTTGACGCAGGAGTACTGCCCAATACGGTAGATGATGTCGTCACAGAGATGAATGCAAAGTTTGATGCTGTATTTGGACCAGGCAAAGTAGTTGCTAGCGGTACCGACGGTGTTCCGATTCAGATTACTACAAGTGGAGTAGTTGCAGAAGGGAAGGTTCAGACCCTTACCGTAGAGACCATCAGATCAACCGAGAGTGAATTAATCAGCGATTTTAATTCGGTGTTTGACGCTTTGCAAATTGGGGATGATGCTGGTATTCAAAGCTTTTTGGGTAAAGTAGATGAACACCTTAACAATATCTTATCATTACAAGCGGATATTGGAGCACGTGTGAATCGACTTGAGTTAATCACCAATCGAATTGCAGAAAATAACATCACGTATACAAGGCAATTATCGGATGCTCAAGATGCCGATATCGGTCAAGTAATTATGGATCTAAAAAATTCTGAAAATATATATAAATCTTCTTTATCAGTTGGTGCGAGGGTTATACAACCATCGCTTGTGGATTTTTTAAGATAG
- the flgK gene encoding flagellar hook-associated protein FlgK, whose product MSSTFFGLNIAKSGLFASQKALNVVSHNIANANTEGYSRQRVTMKADRPDELPGIQGSLGTGVDTEQIIQIRDEFLDFKFRGESEKLGEWEARMDGMETIESIFNEPSDSGIRELMDQFYSSLHELNKNPESLTTRALVRQRAIALTGGLNSMSESLKKFQKDTDFNVQVTATQVNSYAQQIVDLNRVIYNSELSGGTANDLRDQRNLLVDKLSELIDIDYFEDDMGRFFINASGTALVSHYRYDELITVTRTELLNEGDAPYLNDIAWKSGSTFIRNGGKLKALLDLQSNASGDSKGVPYYIEKLNEFADTMTNELNRIHSSGFALSGDSGINLFTIDGMSTDEYNDYLLQFGLNGGNAIDVTDSVIVGVSEDNTETENDLIVVRNMSAVLKNTAGYEKKSIKYIDGRYYITDRMDTTSLTISKEVDEDLDSLATAEYQEGLPGDGTNALRLAESRHNVELFAWGSPDDFVKSLVANLGVDTQEAIRMSDNTSNLRTQIDINRQSIAGVSLDEEMSEMIKFQHTYNASARLMTTIDSMLDTIINRLGLVGR is encoded by the coding sequence ATGTCGTCAACATTTTTTGGTTTAAATATTGCAAAATCAGGACTATTCGCTTCGCAGAAAGCGTTAAATGTGGTGTCACACAATATCGCCAATGCAAATACCGAAGGCTATTCCCGTCAAAGGGTAACCATGAAGGCGGACCGTCCGGACGAACTACCTGGAATTCAGGGATCGCTTGGAACCGGAGTGGACACCGAACAGATCATTCAAATTAGGGATGAGTTTTTAGATTTCAAGTTCCGTGGTGAAAGTGAAAAGTTGGGTGAATGGGAAGCTCGAATGGATGGCATGGAGACTATCGAGTCCATATTCAATGAGCCTTCTGATTCTGGTATCAGGGAACTGATGGATCAGTTCTATTCTTCCTTGCATGAGCTCAATAAGAACCCTGAGAGTTTGACTACAAGAGCTTTAGTACGACAAAGGGCCATCGCGCTGACAGGTGGACTGAACAGCATGAGCGAATCCCTTAAGAAGTTCCAAAAAGATACGGATTTTAATGTTCAAGTTACGGCTACCCAGGTAAATAGTTATGCGCAGCAGATCGTAGACCTGAACCGTGTGATCTACAATTCAGAACTCTCAGGCGGTACGGCAAATGACCTTAGGGACCAAAGAAATCTGCTAGTCGACAAGCTGTCAGAACTTATCGACATCGATTACTTTGAAGACGACATGGGAAGATTTTTCATCAATGCATCCGGAACAGCGCTTGTTTCGCACTACCGCTACGATGAGTTGATTACTGTTACGCGGACTGAGCTGCTAAATGAAGGCGATGCGCCATACCTTAATGATATCGCGTGGAAATCTGGAAGCACCTTTATCAGAAACGGTGGAAAATTAAAAGCCTTGCTCGATTTACAATCCAACGCCTCTGGAGATTCAAAAGGTGTTCCTTACTATATTGAAAAATTGAATGAGTTTGCAGATACCATGACAAATGAGTTGAATAGGATCCATAGTTCTGGCTTTGCCTTAAGTGGTGATTCAGGGATTAACCTGTTTACCATCGATGGCATGTCGACGGATGAATACAATGATTATTTATTGCAATTCGGCCTAAATGGAGGTAATGCGATTGATGTTACCGATTCGGTGATTGTAGGAGTCTCTGAGGACAATACAGAAACAGAAAACGATTTGATTGTCGTTCGAAATATGAGCGCTGTGCTTAAAAACACAGCCGGATACGAAAAAAAATCGATCAAATACATTGATGGACGGTATTATATCACCGATAGGATGGATACAACGTCCTTGACAATTTCAAAAGAAGTGGATGAGGATTTAGATTCACTCGCTACTGCAGAATATCAAGAAGGCTTACCAGGTGATGGAACCAACGCCTTACGACTGGCTGAATCGAGACATAATGTTGAGTTATTCGCATGGGGTTCACCAGACGATTTTGTCAAATCCTTAGTCGCAAACCTTGGTGTGGACACCCAAGAAGCGATTCGAATGAGTGACAACACCTCAAACCTAAGAACGCAGATAGATATCAACAGACAGTCGATTGCAGGGGTATCCTTAGATGAGGAAATGAGTGAAATGATCAAGTTTCAGCATACCTATAATGCCAGTGCGAGGTTGATGACTACGATAGACAGCATGCTAGACACAATCATCAACCGATTGGGATTGGTCGGTAGATAA
- a CDS encoding flagellar protein FlgN, with product MKNYFNDLIEIIQKEVKLYSELKKLEETKKNVIINNDVKALDAITKQEQGFVKTIVQLETLRTQAVDGLCREKGYKKIDKLSELYDMLNSFEAQQLRVFENKLVDVIEDIRDVNQLNEKLITQSLEYIDVTLSLAKSLGVEEAGYGKGAKDREVKAGKGLFDAKI from the coding sequence ATGAAGAATTATTTTAATGATCTGATAGAGATTATTCAGAAAGAAGTCAAACTTTATTCTGAGCTTAAAAAATTAGAGGAAACAAAAAAGAATGTGATCATCAACAACGATGTAAAGGCATTGGACGCCATCACCAAACAAGAACAAGGATTTGTTAAGACCATCGTACAGTTGGAAACGTTAAGAACTCAAGCTGTAGATGGTCTTTGTCGTGAAAAGGGTTATAAGAAAATCGACAAGCTCTCAGAACTGTATGATATGCTAAACAGCTTTGAGGCGCAGCAGCTTAGGGTCTTTGAAAACAAGTTGGTCGATGTGATAGAGGATATTAGGGATGTAAATCAGTTGAATGAAAAATTGATCACCCAATCCCTCGAATACATCGACGTTACACTAAGCTTAGCCAAATCCTTAGGTGTCGAAGAAGCGGGATACGGAAAAGGTGCCAAGGATCGCGAAGTTAAGGCAGGCAAAGGTTTATTTGATGCAAAAATTTAA
- the flgM gene encoding flagellar biosynthesis anti-sigma factor FlgM: MKIYGNVNVQNAMKTYVKPVNKTEKATGIKVTKDKIEISDAAREVQVATKAIKNLPDIREDLVQELKAAIKDGTYKPSSEDIAKKILGK; this comes from the coding sequence ATGAAGATCTATGGTAATGTAAATGTACAAAATGCCATGAAGACGTATGTTAAACCAGTGAACAAGACTGAAAAAGCGACTGGAATCAAGGTTACAAAAGACAAAATCGAAATATCTGACGCTGCAAGAGAAGTACAAGTCGCTACTAAGGCGATCAAGAATCTTCCAGACATTCGAGAAGACTTAGTGCAAGAACTGAAAGCTGCTATCAAGGACGGTACGTACAAGCCATCCAGTGAAGACATTGCGAAGAAAATCTTAGGTAAATAG
- a CDS encoding ComF family protein — translation MKEHLRTIKNNILDLFFPLDEQCMLCEKEEKLDAPYLCKTCLSKLEEMPFSHNREIPVYKQVISGYLLNETAKKIIYKHKYGHKRYMSHVLAHLLAEKIVEEGLEFEVITSIPSGKKRNRMRGCDHAYDIAVELGHIVKKPVRRMLKRVHHESTQSELSKLERYGNMADAFKLINGTITETEILVIDDIYTTGATMEAAARLLSSEDRKLIGATVFYTPIQK, via the coding sequence ATGAAGGAGCATTTAAGGACGATAAAGAATAATATACTCGATCTGTTTTTTCCGCTCGATGAGCAGTGCATGTTATGTGAAAAAGAAGAGAAACTCGATGCGCCCTACCTTTGTAAGACTTGTCTTAGCAAGCTTGAGGAGATGCCTTTTTCCCATAATAGGGAGATTCCTGTTTATAAACAGGTAATTAGTGGGTATCTACTTAATGAAACAGCTAAAAAAATCATCTATAAACATAAATACGGTCATAAAAGATATATGAGCCATGTGCTTGCCCATCTTCTGGCAGAAAAAATAGTAGAGGAAGGGTTGGAGTTCGAAGTGATCACCTCCATCCCATCCGGAAAAAAAAGAAACCGGATGCGCGGATGCGATCATGCCTATGACATCGCTGTGGAACTTGGACATATTGTGAAAAAACCTGTGAGGAGGATGCTCAAACGTGTGCATCACGAGTCTACCCAGTCCGAGCTGTCAAAACTTGAGCGATACGGGAACATGGCGGACGCCTTTAAGCTGATTAATGGCACCATCACTGAAACCGAGATACTTGTGATAGACGATATCTATACGACAGGTGCGACAATGGAAGCTGCGGCAAGGCTGTTAAGTTCTGAGGACAGGAAGCTCATCGGTGCTACTGTTTTTTATACACCTATTCAGAAGTGA
- a CDS encoding ATP-dependent RecD-like DNA helicase codes for MIITGEIVTVIYQNEENHYHILVVDTGEEEVTVTGTFTKLAMDMQYEFHVVEKEHALYGKQYQAEAYKLLLPSGSNKIKDFLASGLFEGIGESTAERIVAKFGEDTLDIMRYNPDRLKEISGIGDSKFEKIHASFQSHLEAEEILFFLNQLGLSVKQSFKIYEAYGTHTIEKLKRNPYYILKDVKRIGFKTVDEVAKKLGFDDHAAERIESIIVYLLDQEAMNGHMFLSRSELLRLLRSMANVPEDLFDVAVSDLAVGGDIHVEKVETEIRIYAMNMHKTEIGIIREIARLQHGMPKDLSYKGNFSKLDLTMEQQIAVDQAFIEPMYILTGGPGTGKTTILKELVLRMEASEIKYALAAPTGRAASRMEEVIERPASTIHRLLEYMYQEDTSFLHFQRNYENPLEVDAIVIDEVSMMDAPLFLKLLDAAKTGTRIILIGDVNQLPAVGPGNILRDLIDSGVIPTSELSQIHRQAAGSLILTNAHAILHDGELGVNQKGKDFFFIQESRQNKILDTLLDVISLRLPKYYHIDPIESVTILTPIRSGALGAEGLNIALQARLNPQRGDKVFGRFLVGDKVMQNRNNYSIKWTRIGTLEDGDGVFNGEIGKVETADKRGMVVVFSDGKRVEYSKELSDDLVLAYAMTIHKSQGNEFDYVIIPMFHMPEPLKSINLIYTAITRAKKQLTLIGDTRVFQDLVHSQRVVIRRSSLAERLKKVYEGAFKDDKE; via the coding sequence ATGATCATTACAGGTGAAATCGTTACTGTCATTTATCAGAACGAAGAAAATCATTATCATATATTGGTCGTCGACACAGGCGAGGAAGAAGTGACTGTCACAGGTACTTTTACAAAGCTTGCGATGGATATGCAATATGAGTTTCATGTGGTTGAGAAAGAACATGCGCTCTACGGTAAGCAGTACCAGGCAGAGGCATACAAGCTACTGCTCCCAAGCGGCAGCAATAAGATCAAGGACTTCTTGGCATCAGGTCTGTTTGAAGGTATCGGAGAATCCACCGCCGAGCGTATTGTCGCGAAATTCGGAGAGGACACCCTCGATATCATGCGCTATAATCCCGATAGGCTCAAGGAGATCAGCGGTATCGGTGACTCTAAATTCGAGAAGATCCACGCCTCTTTTCAGTCACACCTTGAGGCAGAGGAGATCCTGTTCTTCTTGAACCAGCTGGGACTCAGTGTCAAGCAATCCTTTAAAATCTACGAGGCTTACGGCACCCACACGATAGAAAAACTCAAGAGGAATCCGTATTATATCTTGAAGGATGTCAAACGCATCGGGTTTAAGACGGTGGATGAGGTCGCAAAGAAACTTGGATTTGACGATCATGCCGCGGAACGTATCGAATCGATCATCGTCTATCTGCTTGACCAGGAGGCGATGAACGGTCATATGTTTCTCAGTAGGTCTGAACTTTTAAGGCTCCTAAGGAGCATGGCAAACGTGCCTGAGGACCTGTTTGATGTGGCGGTTTCTGATCTTGCGGTTGGTGGGGATATCCACGTCGAGAAGGTGGAAACCGAAATCAGAATTTATGCGATGAACATGCATAAGACCGAGATAGGAATCATCAGGGAGATCGCAAGACTTCAGCACGGAATGCCCAAGGATCTGTCCTATAAAGGCAATTTCAGCAAACTGGACCTGACGATGGAACAGCAGATTGCTGTCGATCAGGCATTTATAGAACCCATGTATATACTCACAGGTGGTCCGGGAACAGGAAAAACCACGATACTTAAGGAACTGGTCCTGAGGATGGAGGCAAGTGAGATAAAATATGCGCTCGCGGCACCTACTGGAAGGGCTGCGAGCAGAATGGAAGAGGTTATCGAGAGACCTGCTTCGACAATCCACCGGCTGCTTGAATACATGTATCAGGAAGATACGAGCTTCTTGCACTTTCAAAGGAACTACGAAAATCCGCTGGAGGTCGATGCGATTGTCATCGACGAGGTGTCGATGATGGACGCCCCTTTGTTCTTAAAGCTTCTGGACGCCGCAAAGACGGGGACTAGGATCATTTTGATCGGGGACGTGAACCAGCTCCCTGCCGTGGGACCCGGCAACATACTTAGGGATCTGATCGATTCTGGTGTGATACCGACAAGCGAGCTGTCGCAGATCCACAGACAGGCGGCGGGAAGTCTTATCTTGACCAATGCCCATGCGATCTTACATGACGGTGAGCTTGGGGTGAACCAAAAGGGAAAGGATTTCTTTTTCATTCAGGAATCCAGGCAGAACAAGATTCTCGATACCCTTCTTGATGTGATTTCGTTGAGACTGCCGAAGTACTATCATATAGATCCGATAGAGTCGGTTACCATTTTGACTCCGATAAGAAGTGGAGCATTGGGCGCTGAGGGCCTTAATATCGCTTTGCAGGCCAGGCTTAATCCCCAGAGAGGGGACAAGGTCTTCGGTCGATTTTTGGTTGGGGACAAGGTCATGCAGAACAGGAACAACTACAGCATCAAATGGACAAGAATCGGAACCCTTGAAGATGGAGACGGTGTTTTCAACGGTGAGATCGGCAAGGTGGAGACGGCGGATAAGAGAGGCATGGTCGTCGTGTTTTCTGACGGCAAGCGGGTGGAATACTCTAAGGAACTAAGCGATGACCTGGTGCTTGCCTATGCGATGACCATTCACAAAAGTCAGGGCAATGAGTTTGACTATGTCATCATCCCGATGTTTCATATGCCTGAACCCCTTAAGTCTATCAATCTGATCTACACTGCGATCACAAGGGCGAAAAAGCAATTGACGCTCATCGGAGACACCAGGGTCTTTCAGGACCTTGTTCATTCCCAGCGAGTGGTGATTAGAAGATCAAGTCTTGCAGAAAGGTTGAAAAAAGTATATGAAGGAGCATTTAAGGACGATAAAGAATAA
- a CDS encoding acetyltransferase gives MSKELIILGTGGHARVVYDAVIAAGDYRPIGFIDLQTDYTGEELPLPYLGDYSTIRKYPDAHFIIAIGSNRIRQEIADGYDIHYATIIHPSAIFGSNVTLGVGSFVSAGAIINANSIIGKHAIVNTGALIEHDNIIGRYAHIGPKATTGSNVIVGEHCFLGIHAAILPNLTISGYNTIGAGAVVTKDIHTHDVHVGIPAKALGKHHK, from the coding sequence ATGTCAAAAGAATTAATCATACTAGGAACCGGAGGTCACGCTAGGGTTGTTTATGACGCAGTGATCGCCGCAGGAGATTACAGACCTATCGGTTTTATCGACCTGCAGACCGACTACACAGGCGAAGAGCTGCCTCTACCCTACTTAGGTGACTACTCCACGATCCGTAAGTACCCTGACGCACACTTTATCATCGCAATCGGCAGCAACAGGATCAGACAGGAAATCGCCGACGGATATGACATCCACTATGCAACCATCATCCACCCAAGCGCGATTTTCGGGAGCAATGTCACACTCGGAGTAGGATCCTTCGTGTCAGCAGGAGCGATCATCAACGCCAACTCCATCATCGGAAAACACGCGATCGTCAACACAGGTGCCTTGATCGAGCATGACAATATCATCGGACGTTATGCACATATCGGACCCAAAGCGACAACTGGTTCAAACGTCATCGTGGGTGAGCATTGCTTCTTAGGCATCCATGCGGCGATCCTGCCTAACTTGACGATAAGCGGATACAACACCATCGGCGCGGGAGCTGTCGTCACAAAGGATATCCATACACACGACGTTCACGTGGGCATACCCGCAAAAGCGTTGGGTAAGCATCATAAATAG
- the metK gene encoding methionine adenosyltransferase, producing MRKRFFTSESVTEGHPDKICDQISDSILDAIFAQDPNARVACETSVTTGLVLVSGEITTDCYVDIQKTVRETIAGIGYDRAKFGFDAHTCGVLVALDGQSPDIAQGVDNDLEHRTGEESDAESNTGAGDQGLMFGFACNETPELMPLPISLAHKLAKRLTDVRKNNTLDYLRPDGKTQVTVEYLGDKPVRIDTIVISTQHGPEVEHAQIVADLKKHVVAPIVPAELLDEKTKYFINPTGRFVIGGPQGDAGLTGRKIIVDTYGGYARHGGGAFSGKDPTKVDRSAAYAARYVAKNIVAAGLADKCEIELAYAIGVAHPVSVLVETHGTGKITEERIEELVAKHFDLRPAAIIRDLDLRRPIYKQTAAYGHFGRTDIDLPWEKTDKADILRAEAGL from the coding sequence ATGAGAAAAAGATTTTTTACTTCTGAGTCTGTGACTGAAGGCCATCCAGATAAAATCTGTGATCAAATTTCTGACTCAATTCTTGATGCGATTTTTGCACAAGATCCAAACGCAAGAGTTGCTTGCGAAACATCGGTTACTACAGGTCTTGTACTTGTAAGTGGTGAGATTACTACTGACTGCTATGTTGATATTCAAAAAACAGTAAGAGAAACTATTGCTGGAATCGGATATGACAGAGCTAAGTTCGGCTTTGACGCGCACACTTGCGGTGTTCTTGTCGCTCTTGACGGTCAATCGCCTGATATCGCACAAGGTGTCGACAACGACCTTGAACATAGAACAGGTGAGGAATCTGATGCTGAGTCCAACACGGGTGCCGGAGACCAAGGTTTGATGTTCGGTTTCGCATGTAATGAAACACCTGAACTTATGCCTTTACCGATCTCTCTTGCACACAAACTTGCTAAAAGACTGACTGATGTAAGAAAGAATAATACACTTGACTACTTGAGACCAGACGGTAAAACACAGGTTACTGTGGAGTACCTAGGTGACAAGCCTGTTAGAATCGACACAATCGTAATCTCAACTCAGCACGGTCCAGAAGTCGAGCACGCTCAGATCGTTGCAGATCTTAAGAAGCACGTTGTTGCTCCTATCGTTCCGGCTGAACTTCTAGATGAGAAAACAAAATACTTTATCAATCCTACTGGCCGTTTTGTTATTGGCGGACCACAGGGTGATGCAGGTCTTACAGGTAGAAAAATCATCGTTGACACTTACGGCGGCTACGCTCGTCACGGCGGTGGTGCTTTCTCTGGTAAAGATCCTACAAAAGTTGACCGTTCTGCTGCATACGCTGCAAGATACGTCGCTAAGAACATTGTTGCAGCAGGCCTTGCAGACAAATGTGAGATCGAACTTGCATATGCTATCGGTGTGGCTCATCCTGTTTCTGTTCTTGTAGAAACACACGGAACTGGCAAAATCACTGAGGAAAGAATCGAAGAGCTTGTTGCAAAACACTTCGACCTTCGTCCGGCTGCAATCATCAGAGACCTTGACCTAAGAAGACCTATCTACAAACAGACAGCGGCTTACGGCCACTTCGGTAGAACAGATATCGATCTTCCATGGGAAAAAACAGACAAAGCGGACATCCTTAGAGCTGAAGCTGGATTATAA